The Halococcus saccharolyticus DSM 5350 genome window below encodes:
- a CDS encoding IS5 family transposase, giving the protein MTSEIRLFTRVTVAKAKSVVANPNEPADPEGGGGFAEWAMLTLHALRIELGKSYRVAVDLLSEMPGVLNEIGLTRLPHYTVLRTWFERIPTETWRAFLGASAEKRTGHAAIDSTGFDRDQPSRHYANRTHYRVRALKVTALVDVQTLYITDIHSTTSKKHDAKIGPQVARRNAGDLRSLAADRGYDAKAFRDELRENGIRPLIKHRIMNPLDHAHNARMDGDRYHQRSMSETVFSSIXAHNARMDGDRYHQRSMSETVFSSIKRTLGAAVRARSWWLEFREMLLKATVYNLRRSVRYT; this is encoded by the coding sequence TTGACATCCGAAATCCGTCTCTTCACGCGTGTTACGGTGGCTAAAGCTAAATCAGTTGTCGCTAATCCGAACGAACCCGCCGACCCCGAAGGGGGTGGCGGGTTCGCCGAATGGGCCATGCTCACGCTGCATGCACTTCGCATCGAACTAGGCAAATCCTACCGCGTCGCGGTGGATTTGCTCAGCGAGATGCCGGGTGTCCTCAACGAAATCGGTCTCACGCGTCTCCCACACTACACCGTTCTCCGCACATGGTTTGAGCGGATTCCAACCGAGACCTGGCGTGCGTTTCTCGGCGCGTCAGCCGAGAAACGCACTGGCCATGCTGCCATCGATTCGACCGGCTTTGACCGTGACCAGCCCAGCCGCCACTACGCCAACCGCACCCACTACCGCGTCCGGGCGCTGAAAGTCACCGCTCTCGTGGATGTCCAAACGCTGTATATCACCGACATCCACTCGACCACCTCGAAGAAACACGACGCGAAGATCGGCCCGCAGGTCGCCCGGCGCAACGCCGGCGACCTGCGGAGCCTCGCAGCCGATCGAGGCTATGACGCGAAAGCCTTCCGCGACGAACTTCGTGAAAACGGCATCAGACCGCTGATCAAGCATAGGATCATGAACCCACTCGATCACGCCCATAACGCCCGCATGGACGGTGATCGATACCACCAGCGTTCCATGTCAGAAACCGTCTTCTCGTCAATCAANGCCCATAACGCCCGCATGGACGGTGATCGATACCACCAGCGTTCCATGTCAGAAACCGTCTTCTCGTCAATCAAGCGCACGCTCGGCGCAGCCGTGCGTGCGCGAAGCTGGTGGTTGGAGTTCCGTGAAATGCTGCTGAAAGCCACCGTCTACAACCTCCGACGGAGCGTCCGATACACGTGA
- the sucD gene encoding succinate--CoA ligase subunit alpha → MSVLVDDDTRVVVQGITGGEGEFHAGQMIEYGTNVVAGAVPGRGGEEVHGVPVYDTVSRAAEAENADASVVLVPPAFAADALFEALDSPVDLVVAITEGIPAQDMAKVYKRLSETDTHLIGPNCPGVITPGEAKLGILPGNIFSSGNVGLISRSGTLTYQVVDNLTDRGLGQTTAIGIGGDPIIGTDFVDALSLFEDDPATDAIVMCGEIGGSDEEEAAEYIDANMDTPVAGFIAGRTAPPGKRMGHAGAIVSGSGAGTAESKIEALSEAGVPVGDTPEEVADNVEELL, encoded by the coding sequence ATGAGCGTGCTCGTCGACGACGATACCCGTGTTGTCGTCCAGGGGATCACCGGCGGCGAGGGCGAGTTCCACGCGGGCCAGATGATCGAGTACGGCACGAACGTGGTGGCCGGCGCGGTCCCGGGTCGCGGCGGTGAAGAGGTCCACGGTGTGCCGGTGTACGATACGGTGAGTCGGGCCGCAGAAGCCGAGAACGCCGACGCCTCCGTGGTGCTCGTCCCGCCCGCGTTCGCGGCCGACGCCCTCTTCGAGGCACTCGACTCTCCTGTCGATCTGGTGGTGGCGATTACCGAGGGCATTCCGGCTCAGGACATGGCGAAGGTGTACAAGCGCCTCTCCGAGACCGACACCCACCTCATCGGGCCGAACTGCCCCGGCGTCATCACGCCGGGCGAGGCGAAGCTCGGCATCCTGCCGGGGAACATCTTCTCGTCGGGCAACGTCGGCCTGATCTCCCGATCGGGCACGCTGACCTACCAGGTCGTCGACAACCTCACCGACCGCGGCCTGGGCCAGACCACCGCCATCGGGATCGGCGGCGATCCCATTATTGGAACGGACTTCGTGGACGCCCTCTCGCTGTTCGAGGACGATCCAGCGACCGACGCGATCGTGATGTGCGGTGAGATCGGCGGTAGCGACGAGGAGGAAGCCGCCGAATACATCGATGCGAACATGGACACCCCCGTAGCGGGGTTCATCGCGGGCCGGACTGCCCCGCCCGGCAAGCGGATGGGCCACGCCGGAGCCATCGTGAGCGGGTCGGGAGCCGGCACCGCTGAGAGCAAGATCGAGGCGCTCTCGGAGGCCGGCGTCCCGGTCGGCGACACGCCCGAGGAAGTGGCCGACAACGTCGAAGAGCTGCTGTAA
- the thiC gene encoding phosphomethylpyrimidine synthase ThiC, translating into MARARTQLRSAREGTITPAMERVAERENRDPEFVREQVAAGEAVIPANHAHEGLDPMIIGHEFATKVNANIGNSETTSDRTEELRKLHAAVHYGADTVMDLSTGEDLDTIREANVDHSPVPIGTVPIYEAVKRAESPEEITHELLLNVIEKQAEQGVDYMTIHAGVLMEHLPLTDGRVTGIVSRGGSILAQWMEENAMQNPLYTEFEAICEIFAEHDVTFSLGDGLRPGSLADASDEAQFAELDTLGELTRTAWDHGVQVMVEGPGHVPMDQIRDNVERQQEVCDGAPFYVLGPLVTDVAPGYDHITSAIGATEAARAGAAMLCYVTPKEHLGLPDAEDVREGLAAYRIAAHAGDVANGLPGARDWDDALSQARYNFDWREQFDLVLDPDRARSSHDQTLPGDNYKEARFCSMCGVEFCSMRIDQDARDADGEMGALDAGVDLDASPAAAVNLPPVGTHDTSAVPELPDLDGAVHSDGEPADD; encoded by the coding sequence ATGGCACGAGCCCGAACGCAGCTTCGATCCGCCCGCGAGGGCACGATCACCCCGGCGATGGAGCGGGTGGCCGAGCGCGAGAACCGCGATCCCGAGTTCGTCCGCGAGCAGGTGGCCGCGGGCGAGGCAGTGATCCCGGCGAACCACGCCCACGAGGGCCTCGATCCGATGATCATCGGCCACGAGTTCGCCACGAAGGTCAACGCCAACATCGGCAACAGCGAGACCACGAGCGACCGCACCGAGGAACTCAGAAAACTCCACGCGGCGGTCCACTACGGCGCGGACACCGTGATGGACCTGAGCACCGGCGAGGATCTCGACACGATCCGCGAGGCGAACGTCGATCATTCGCCGGTGCCCATCGGAACGGTACCGATCTACGAGGCGGTCAAGCGTGCGGAGAGCCCCGAGGAGATCACTCACGAACTCCTGCTCAACGTGATCGAAAAGCAGGCCGAGCAGGGCGTCGACTACATGACGATCCACGCGGGCGTCCTGATGGAACATCTCCCGCTGACCGACGGCCGGGTGACGGGAATCGTCTCGCGTGGTGGCTCGATTCTCGCCCAGTGGATGGAGGAGAACGCGATGCAGAATCCTCTCTACACCGAGTTCGAGGCAATCTGTGAGATTTTCGCCGAGCACGACGTCACGTTCAGCCTCGGCGACGGCCTCCGCCCCGGAAGTTTGGCGGACGCGAGCGACGAGGCCCAGTTCGCCGAGTTGGATACACTCGGCGAACTCACCCGGACCGCGTGGGATCACGGGGTCCAGGTCATGGTTGAGGGGCCGGGCCACGTGCCGATGGACCAGATCCGGGACAACGTTGAGCGCCAGCAGGAGGTCTGTGACGGCGCGCCGTTCTACGTGCTCGGGCCGCTGGTGACCGACGTCGCACCGGGCTACGACCACATCACGAGCGCGATCGGCGCGACCGAGGCCGCCCGCGCGGGGGCGGCGATGCTCTGCTACGTCACGCCCAAGGAACACCTCGGACTGCCCGACGCCGAGGACGTTCGGGAGGGCCTCGCAGCCTACCGGATCGCGGCCCACGCCGGCGACGTAGCGAACGGGCTGCCCGGCGCGCGCGACTGGGACGACGCGCTCTCGCAGGCTCGGTACAACTTCGACTGGCGTGAGCAGTTCGATCTCGTGCTCGATCCCGATCGCGCCCGGAGCTCGCACGATCAGACTCTGCCGGGTGACAACTACAAGGAGGCACGCTTCTGCTCGATGTGTGGCGTCGAGTTCTGTTCGATGCGGATCGATCAGGATGCACGCGACGCCGACGGCGAGATGGGTGCGCTCGATGCGGGCGTCGATCTCGACGCCTCGCCGGCTGCGGCGGTCAACCTCCCGCCAGTGGGAACCCACGACACCAGCGCGGTGCCGGAGCTACCTGATCTCGATGGGGCGGTCCATAGCGACGGCGAGCCGGCGGACGACTGA
- the sucC gene encoding ADP-forming succinate--CoA ligase subunit beta, which produces MRLHEYQAKEVFAEAGLPTPDAELAESTDEVLAAAESIGYPVAVKAQVHVGGRGKAGGIELAESDDEAREAADSILGMDLKGYTVDRVLVEAAVDFVDELYVGVTMDRGEGKPVAMVSSEGGVNIEEVAEESPEAIAREHVDPAFGLHPYQARRAVYDAGVEDDVASDVAGVLSTLYDLWEDSDAEDTEVNPVMVTSDREVICADAVMNIDDDALFRHPDLAEMEEAAAEDDLEAKANEYGFDYVRLEGNVGIIGNGAGLVMTTLDLVDYYGGAPANFLDIGGGAKAERVANALDMVFSDENVDSVVFNIFGGITRGDEVAQGINDAIAQFDELPKPIVVRLAGTNAEEGMEILNTDALDVEETLEGAVQKAVEHAGGESR; this is translated from the coding sequence ATGCGACTTCACGAGTATCAGGCAAAGGAGGTCTTCGCCGAGGCCGGACTGCCGACGCCGGACGCCGAGCTGGCCGAGAGCACCGACGAGGTGCTCGCGGCGGCCGAGTCGATCGGGTATCCCGTCGCAGTGAAGGCCCAGGTCCACGTCGGCGGCCGCGGCAAGGCCGGCGGCATCGAACTCGCCGAAAGCGACGACGAGGCTCGCGAGGCCGCCGATTCCATTCTCGGAATGGATCTCAAGGGCTACACCGTCGATCGCGTGCTGGTCGAGGCCGCGGTCGATTTCGTCGACGAGCTCTACGTCGGCGTGACGATGGACCGCGGCGAGGGCAAGCCGGTGGCGATGGTCTCCTCGGAGGGCGGCGTGAACATCGAGGAAGTCGCCGAGGAGAGCCCCGAGGCGATCGCGCGCGAGCACGTCGATCCTGCGTTCGGGCTCCATCCCTACCAGGCCCGGCGCGCGGTGTACGACGCCGGCGTCGAGGATGACGTCGCCAGCGACGTCGCGGGCGTGCTCTCGACGCTGTACGACCTCTGGGAGGACAGTGACGCGGAGGACACCGAAGTGAACCCCGTGATGGTGACGAGCGACCGCGAGGTGATCTGTGCGGACGCGGTCATGAACATCGACGACGACGCGCTCTTTCGCCACCCCGACCTCGCCGAGATGGAGGAAGCGGCTGCCGAGGACGATCTGGAGGCGAAGGCCAACGAGTACGGCTTCGACTACGTCCGTCTGGAGGGCAACGTCGGGATCATCGGTAACGGCGCGGGTCTCGTGATGACCACGCTCGATCTGGTGGACTACTACGGCGGCGCGCCCGCGAACTTCCTCGACATCGGCGGCGGCGCGAAGGCCGAGCGCGTGGCGAACGCACTCGACATGGTGTTTTCCGACGAGAACGTCGACAGCGTGGTGTTCAATATCTTCGGCGGGATCACCCGCGGCGACGAGGTCGCCCAGGGGATCAACGACGCGATCGCACAGTTCGACGAACTCCCGAAGCCAATCGTGGTGCGGCTGGCGGGCACCAACGCGGAGGAGGGCATGGAGATCTTGAATACAGACGCACTCGACGTGGAGGAGACGCTCGAAGGCGCAGTACAGAAAGCCGTCGAGCACGCCGGAGGTGAGAGCCGATGA
- a CDS encoding cob(I)yrinic acid a,c-diamide adenosyltransferase — translation MTIYTGRGDEGQTDLRTMDRVSKASPRIEAYGTVDEVNATVGRVRPTGYDDVDEQLRAIQNHLHIVQADFANPDPDTEDPQMTAERTDRLEEWMDAYDDELEPLQSFILPGGGDAGARLHHARAVCRRAERRAVALASEEEINEAAVVYLNRLSDALFTLARVVNQRDGVAEEAPEY, via the coding sequence ATGACGATCTACACGGGCCGGGGCGACGAGGGTCAGACCGATCTCCGGACGATGGATCGCGTCTCGAAGGCCAGTCCACGAATCGAGGCCTACGGGACGGTGGACGAAGTGAATGCGACTGTCGGGCGAGTCCGACCGACGGGTTACGACGATGTGGACGAGCAGCTCCGCGCGATCCAGAACCACCTCCATATCGTGCAGGCCGACTTCGCGAACCCCGACCCGGACACCGAGGACCCGCAGATGACCGCCGAGCGCACGGACCGTCTGGAGGAGTGGATGGACGCCTACGACGACGAACTCGAACCCCTCCAGTCGTTCATCCTCCCCGGCGGTGGCGACGCGGGCGCGCGCCTCCACCACGCCCGGGCGGTCTGCCGGCGGGCCGAGCGCCGCGCGGTCGCGCTCGCGAGCGAGGAGGAAATCAACGAGGCCGCGGTGGTTTACCTGAACCGCCTCTCGGACGCGCTGTTCACCCTGGCGCGCGTGGTGAACCAGCGCGACGGGGTGGCAGAGGAAGCGCCCGAGTACTGA
- a CDS encoding MazG nucleotide pyrophosphohydrolase domain-containing protein, which translates to MDEQQKVATFVDEHDLDMSTEFRLLNLVEEIGEIAEDAIESAEYGDSPGEITVTADEFGDVLFTALQMGNSAGIDASEALDASLEKYEQRIEESGDPSS; encoded by the coding sequence ATGGACGAACAACAGAAAGTCGCCACGTTCGTGGACGAACACGATCTCGACATGAGTACCGAGTTCCGACTGCTGAACCTGGTCGAGGAGATCGGCGAAATAGCGGAAGACGCCATCGAATCCGCAGAGTACGGGGATTCGCCAGGCGAGATAACCGTGACTGCCGACGAGTTCGGGGACGTCCTCTTCACGGCCCTCCAGATGGGGAACTCGGCCGGTATCGACGCCAGCGAAGCGCTCGACGCCAGTCTGGAGAAATACGAGCAGCGAATCGAGGAGTCGGGAGACCCCTCGTCGTAG
- a CDS encoding MgtC/SapB family protein, with protein MSLVAQVAVSLDSPVARIALAGALGLFLGLEREWSDKPAGIRTFSLITLLGAVFTTLDREGLLAIGGLLVIVQGAVLAVQGLRDEDLGLSLTTSVSMLVAYGVGALTAAGYVIEGVTVAVLSSLLLVLKRELHSFAGGLSREELRSTTEFAILAFVIYPLLPTGDVTIGSGELAVAIEPRVVWLMVVAVAAIGIVNYAIVRTYGGRGIAVTGFFGGLASSTAVVGTMLDSVRQRPTMTSYAVAAVLLADAAMALRNLAIVLAFTLPNVLVGAVVPLAIVVVGSVAIAAVTADWDEQVTMDLDSPFSLRNVLAFGAMFAVVVLAGGFAQAQFGEVGFYVTAVLSGLVSSAGATASTVSLYRTGSLGYETAVIAVLLATASSIGVKAALTAAGPSRQFATRVALWSGILLTGSLAAAVVLTL; from the coding sequence GTGAGCCTCGTCGCTCAAGTGGCCGTCTCGCTCGACAGTCCCGTCGCGAGGATCGCGCTCGCGGGCGCGCTCGGGCTGTTTCTCGGTCTCGAACGCGAGTGGTCGGACAAGCCCGCGGGCATCCGGACGTTCTCGCTCATCACGCTGCTCGGCGCGGTGTTCACCACCCTCGATCGCGAGGGGCTGCTGGCGATCGGCGGTCTGCTCGTCATCGTCCAGGGAGCGGTGCTCGCGGTGCAGGGCCTCCGGGACGAGGACCTCGGACTCTCGCTCACGACCTCGGTCTCGATGCTGGTGGCCTACGGCGTCGGTGCGCTGACCGCCGCCGGCTACGTCATCGAGGGCGTGACCGTCGCCGTCCTGTCCTCGCTTCTCCTCGTACTGAAGCGCGAACTCCACAGTTTTGCGGGCGGGCTCTCGCGCGAGGAGCTCCGCTCGACCACCGAGTTCGCCATTCTCGCGTTCGTGATCTACCCGCTGCTGCCGACCGGCGACGTCACGATCGGCTCGGGCGAACTCGCGGTTGCGATCGAACCCCGAGTGGTGTGGCTGATGGTGGTCGCGGTCGCCGCCATCGGAATCGTGAACTACGCGATCGTCAGAACGTATGGGGGCCGGGGGATCGCCGTCACGGGCTTTTTCGGGGGGTTGGCCTCCTCGACTGCCGTGGTCGGGACGATGCTGGATTCGGTTCGGCAGCGCCCGACCATGACCTCCTACGCCGTCGCCGCCGTGTTGCTCGCGGACGCGGCGATGGCACTGCGGAACCTCGCGATCGTGCTCGCGTTCACCCTCCCGAACGTGCTCGTCGGCGCAGTCGTCCCGCTCGCGATCGTCGTCGTTGGAAGCGTCGCGATCGCGGCCGTCACCGCCGACTGGGACGAACAGGTGACGATGGATCTCGACAGTCCCTTCTCGCTCCGGAACGTGCTCGCGTTCGGCGCGATGTTCGCAGTGGTGGTCCTCGCCGGCGGGTTCGCCCAAGCTCAGTTCGGCGAGGTCGGCTTCTACGTCACCGCCGTCCTCTCGGGACTGGTTTCCTCGGCCGGCGCGACCGCCTCGACCGTCTCGCTCTATCGGACAGGAAGTCTCGGCTACGAGACCGCCGTGATCGCCGTCCTGCTCGCTACGGCGTCGAGCATCGGTGTCAAGGCCGCGCTGACCGCCGCCGGCCCAAGTCGGCAGTTCGCCACACGAGTCGCACTCTGGAGCGGCATCCTCCTCACCGGATCGCTCGCAGCGGCGGTCGTCCTGACGCTGTGA